One window of the Asticcacaulis sp. SL142 genome contains the following:
- a CDS encoding pectate lyase family protein, which translates to MIDRRYLLTGLAVTPLIGTSADAWASPGLYTSTRGGHGGQILRVTNLNPSGEGSLKAALEATGPRIIEFTVGGVIDLDKASLDIREPFVTVAGETAPDPGITLIKGGVRVATQDVIIRHIAVRPGSAGMAKGSGFEPDGLSIVGGHDVIIDHCSFTWAVDEALSASGPRFEGAGPDDWRRNTSHRITFSHNLIAESLHDASHAKGPHSMGSLVHDNVTGVLIYANLYAHNNERHPLVKGGGQCAVINNVFVNPGHTCVQYTLVEDQWAGRVIESGGMILRGNVMRGGADTRAGLAMLTFGGTGDLRLHAADNIATYADGQSAPIIGYYQARSDGHDTGDTYKPKAFIRSVPKEMFWPYGLRAQPAERVEAFVYTTCGARPDRRDAIDARIIAQARAGTGRIIHSEQEVGGYPIQTRA; encoded by the coding sequence ATGATTGATCGGCGTTATCTGCTGACAGGACTGGCGGTTACGCCATTGATCGGGACATCCGCAGATGCATGGGCATCGCCTGGCCTCTATACCTCGACCCGTGGCGGCCATGGCGGACAGATTTTGCGGGTCACCAACCTCAATCCATCGGGCGAGGGCTCGCTTAAGGCCGCCCTTGAAGCGACCGGCCCGCGTATCATTGAATTTACGGTTGGCGGCGTGATCGACCTTGATAAGGCCTCGCTCGATATCCGTGAGCCATTTGTGACCGTGGCGGGCGAAACCGCCCCTGATCCCGGTATCACCCTGATCAAGGGCGGTGTGCGCGTGGCCACCCAAGATGTCATCATCCGCCACATCGCTGTGCGACCGGGCAGCGCCGGAATGGCCAAGGGCAGCGGTTTTGAGCCGGATGGATTATCCATCGTTGGCGGGCATGATGTCATCATCGACCATTGTAGCTTTACCTGGGCGGTCGATGAAGCCCTGTCGGCGTCCGGCCCGCGCTTTGAAGGGGCAGGGCCTGACGATTGGCGTCGCAACACCTCACACCGCATTACCTTCAGTCATAACCTGATTGCTGAATCCCTGCATGACGCCAGCCACGCCAAAGGCCCCCATTCGATGGGTTCCCTGGTGCACGACAATGTGACCGGTGTGCTGATTTACGCCAATCTCTATGCTCATAATAATGAGCGCCATCCGCTGGTTAAAGGTGGCGGCCAATGTGCGGTCATCAATAATGTCTTCGTCAATCCGGGCCATACGTGCGTGCAATATACGCTGGTCGAGGATCAATGGGCCGGGCGGGTGATTGAGTCCGGCGGCATGATCTTACGAGGTAATGTCATGCGCGGCGGTGCCGATACGCGCGCGGGCCTTGCCATGCTGACCTTTGGCGGGACGGGGGATTTACGGCTGCACGCCGCGGATAATATCGCAACCTACGCCGATGGCCAATCCGCCCCCATTATTGGCTATTATCAGGCCCGTTCCGACGGACATGACACCGGTGACACGTATAAGCCAAAAGCCTTTATCCGCTCGGTGCCAAAGGAGATGTTCTGGCCGTACGGACTGAGGGCGCAACCGGCGGAAAGGGTGGAGGCCTTCGTTTACACAACCTGCGGCGCACGCCCTGACCGGCGCGATGCCATCGATGCCCGTATCATAGCTCAGGCCAGGGCCGGTACGGGCCGGATTATCCACTCAGAACAAGAGGTCGGGGGCTACCCGATCCAAACGCGCGCATAA
- a CDS encoding helicase-related protein, giving the protein MPDTLSPAPAFSAHKPYDGRLVAVLGPTNTGKTHYALERMMGHATGMIGLPLRLLAREVYDRVVKEKGAHAVALITGEEKIIPKLPSWFICTVEAMPLERKVDFLAVDEIQLCGDSERGHVFTDRLLNARGRYETLFMGAKTVAPLFRNLFPDGEIMFRERLSQLSYTGPRKLTRLPKRTAIVAFSTEKVYAIAELIRRQRGGAAVVMGSLSPKTRNAQVALFQSGQVDFLVATDAIGMGLNMDIDHVAFSGLTKFDGKRTRHLFAQEAGQIAGRAGRFKNAGTFGVTGDCDDMDEDLVAAIENHRFDSLMAAQWRNRDLEFSSIEALLRSLTRPTPSPSLMLAKEALDEKALRHLVQIDDIAFKVRNPVSLRTLWDVCQLPDFRKVSLDEHLKTVEFLFWSRMSPDGFVPEDWFEEQLGYLDRLDGDIDTLAGRLAGVRTLSYIANRPNWLKHIELWRDRTRDLEERLSDKLHEGLMKRFVDARTSALLKVLNTDDDLKPEVSADGEVRLEGQLVGTLRGLEFTVTSGESLIEDKTLRQAAHRAIRPLINERLKALAHAKSNELRLKDSGVITWKHQPVARLEPSDWFSPRVSLLQSFDQAHLTEIAVRRLSDYVRQVAMKDLKALKGVLDASKDEALTAPVRAIAYQLYENGGVLLRNADTKLSPEDKLALRGLHISANRFVYSLPDLSKPNARRLLQAFGKAATKGDHPARTLSLKGQIDLPGYGIIPLKVLDAADKAMDKALRIKGAAYVRDQDMAAIPGNARQRDKLMAALGYAKTDTREVADGDTRTGWRLKAEPSRRTRTPPEPEYINPYSPFAVLRQKG; this is encoded by the coding sequence GTGCCCGATACTTTGTCCCCCGCCCCTGCCTTTTCCGCCCATAAGCCCTATGACGGGCGGTTGGTGGCCGTACTTGGCCCGACCAATACCGGCAAGACCCACTACGCCTTAGAGCGGATGATGGGCCACGCCACCGGCATGATTGGTCTTCCCCTGCGGCTGCTGGCGCGCGAGGTTTATGACCGCGTCGTCAAGGAAAAAGGCGCGCACGCCGTCGCCCTGATCACCGGCGAAGAAAAGATCATCCCTAAACTGCCGTCGTGGTTCATCTGCACGGTTGAAGCCATGCCGCTAGAGCGCAAGGTTGATTTTCTGGCGGTCGATGAAATCCAGCTCTGCGGCGATAGTGAGCGCGGCCATGTGTTCACCGACCGGCTGCTGAACGCGCGCGGGCGCTATGAGACCCTGTTTATGGGTGCCAAGACGGTTGCGCCACTGTTCCGCAACCTGTTCCCCGACGGCGAAATCATGTTCCGTGAACGGCTGTCGCAGCTTTCCTATACCGGCCCGCGCAAGCTGACCCGTCTGCCCAAACGCACGGCCATCGTCGCCTTTTCGACCGAGAAGGTCTACGCCATCGCCGAACTGATCCGGCGTCAGCGCGGCGGCGCGGCAGTCGTGATGGGATCGCTGTCGCCCAAGACCCGCAATGCGCAGGTTGCCCTGTTCCAGTCCGGTCAGGTCGATTTTCTGGTGGCGACTGACGCGATTGGGATGGGCCTGAACATGGACATCGACCATGTGGCTTTCTCCGGTTTGACCAAGTTTGACGGCAAGCGCACCCGCCACCTGTTTGCCCAGGAAGCCGGCCAGATCGCCGGTCGCGCCGGCCGCTTCAAGAACGCCGGCACCTTTGGCGTCACCGGCGACTGCGATGACATGGACGAAGATCTGGTGGCCGCCATTGAAAACCACCGCTTTGACAGCCTGATGGCGGCGCAGTGGCGCAACCGCGACCTTGAGTTTTCGAGCATTGAGGCCCTGCTGCGCAGCCTAACGCGGCCCACGCCCTCACCGTCCCTGATGCTGGCCAAGGAAGCGCTGGACGAAAAGGCCCTGCGCCATCTGGTGCAGATTGACGATATCGCGTTCAAGGTCCGCAACCCCGTGTCCTTGCGCACTCTGTGGGATGTCTGCCAGTTGCCGGATTTTCGCAAAGTCAGTCTGGATGAGCACTTAAAAACCGTCGAATTTCTGTTCTGGTCGCGGATGAGCCCGGACGGTTTTGTGCCGGAAGACTGGTTTGAGGAACAACTAGGTTATCTCGATCGGCTGGACGGCGATATCGACACTCTGGCCGGACGGCTGGCGGGGGTGCGTACCCTCTCCTACATCGCCAACCGGCCCAACTGGCTGAAACATATTGAGTTGTGGCGCGACCGCACCCGCGATCTTGAGGAACGGCTGTCGGACAAACTGCACGAAGGGCTGATGAAGCGCTTTGTCGATGCGCGCACCTCGGCCCTGCTTAAGGTGCTCAATACCGACGATGACCTGAAACCCGAAGTCTCAGCCGACGGTGAGGTGCGCCTTGAAGGGCAACTGGTCGGCACCCTGCGCGGGCTGGAATTTACCGTCACGTCGGGCGAGAGCCTGATTGAGGATAAGACCTTACGGCAAGCCGCCCACCGCGCTATCCGCCCGCTGATTAATGAGCGACTTAAAGCGCTGGCCCATGCCAAATCGAATGAACTGCGTCTGAAAGACAGTGGTGTGATTACCTGGAAGCACCAGCCGGTGGCGCGGCTTGAGCCGTCAGACTGGTTCTCCCCGCGCGTCAGCCTGCTGCAAAGCTTTGATCAGGCCCACCTGACCGAGATTGCGGTGCGCCGCCTGAGCGATTATGTGCGTCAGGTGGCGATGAAAGACTTGAAAGCCCTGAAAGGGGTGCTGGACGCCTCAAAAGACGAAGCCCTGACCGCCCCGGTGCGCGCCATCGCCTATCAGCTTTATGAAAACGGCGGCGTGCTGTTGCGTAACGCCGACACTAAGCTGTCGCCGGAAGATAAGTTGGCTCTACGGGGTCTGCATATCTCCGCCAACCGTTTTGTCTATAGCCTGCCCGACCTAAGCAAACCGAATGCCCGCCGCCTGTTGCAGGCCTTTGGCAAGGCCGCGACCAAAGGTGACCACCCGGCCCGCACCTTAAGCCTGAAAGGTCAGATCGACCTGCCCGGTTATGGTATCATTCCGCTTAAGGTTCTGGACGCCGCCGACAAGGCGATGGACAAAGCTTTGCGGATCAAGGGCGCCGCCTATGTGCGCGATCAGGACATGGCCGCCATTCCCGGCAATGCCCGTCAGCGCGATAAGCTTATGGCCGCACTGGGCTATGCCAAAACCGATACCCGCGAGGTGGCCGACGGCGATACCCGCACCGGCTGGCGGCTTAAGGCTGAGCCTTCGCGCCGCACCCGCACGCCACCTGAGCCGGAATATATCAACCCCTACTCACCGTTTGCGGTGCTGCGGCAGAAGGGCTGA
- a CDS encoding RNA-binding S4 domain-containing protein yields the protein MPTDHPQTCRIDVWLWRARFFKTRSLSAKFCETGHLRLTRLNHTQRVDKAGAFVKPDDRLVFALGARLIDITVMDMGERRGPAAEAQQLYRVNISPDVS from the coding sequence ATGCCAACCGATCATCCGCAAACCTGCCGCATTGATGTCTGGCTGTGGCGGGCGCGGTTTTTCAAAACACGGTCGTTAAGCGCCAAATTTTGTGAGACCGGCCATCTGCGCCTGACCCGCCTTAATCACACCCAACGCGTGGATAAGGCCGGGGCCTTCGTTAAGCCTGACGACAGACTGGTGTTTGCTTTGGGCGCGCGGTTGATCGACATAACAGTGATGGATATGGGCGAACGCCGCGGTCCGGCGGCTGAGGCGCAACAGCTATACCGGGTCAACATCTCACCAGACGTTAGCTAA
- the fdxA gene encoding ferredoxin FdxA produces MTYIVTDPCVKCKFMDCVEVCPVDCFYEGENFLVINPDECIDCGVCEPECPVDAIKADTEDEPDGKWLEINSKYSRTWPNISVKGTPPADREDFEREEGKFEKYFSEKPGDGK; encoded by the coding sequence ATGACCTATATCGTCACTGACCCCTGCGTAAAGTGCAAGTTCATGGACTGTGTGGAAGTGTGTCCGGTCGACTGCTTCTACGAAGGCGAAAATTTTCTCGTCATCAATCCGGATGAATGCATTGACTGCGGCGTCTGCGAACCTGAATGCCCGGTTGACGCTATCAAGGCCGACACCGAGGATGAGCCCGACGGCAAGTGGCTGGAGATCAACTCCAAATATTCGCGCACCTGGCCGAATATCTCGGTGAAAGGCACCCCGCCGGCCGATCGCGAAGACTTTGAACGCGAAGAGGGCAAGTTCGAGAAATACTTCTCCGAAAAGCCCGGCGACGGCAAATAG
- a CDS encoding CarD family transcriptional regulator, which yields MSNAAAIFDFNVGDKVVYPAHGVGQVAAVEVQEVAGHSLEVYVVTFDHEKMTLRVPTKKAKTAGLRHLAADAIMSQALTTLKGRARIKRTMWSRRAQEYEAKINSGDLVSIAEVVRDLHRSENQPEQSYSERQLYESALDRMAREVAAIEKIDRDAAVAILNKSLQKVAA from the coding sequence ATGTCGAACGCAGCCGCCATTTTTGATTTCAACGTAGGTGATAAGGTCGTTTATCCCGCACACGGCGTAGGCCAGGTCGCGGCCGTAGAGGTTCAGGAAGTCGCTGGCCATTCGCTCGAAGTGTACGTTGTGACCTTCGATCATGAAAAGATGACCCTGCGCGTCCCAACCAAAAAGGCCAAGACAGCCGGCCTGCGTCACCTCGCGGCCGACGCCATCATGTCTCAGGCCCTGACGACCCTTAAGGGCCGCGCCCGCATCAAGCGTACCATGTGGTCACGCCGCGCTCAGGAATACGAAGCCAAGATCAATTCCGGCGATCTGGTCTCCATCGCCGAAGTCGTCCGCGACCTGCACCGTTCGGAAAACCAGCCGGAACAATCCTATTCTGAGCGTCAGCTTTACGAATCGGCTCTGGACCGCATGGCGCGCGAAGTGGCCGCGATTGAAAAAATTGATCGCGATGCTGCCGTTGCCATTCTAAATAAGTCGCTGCAAAAAGTCGCCGCTTAG
- the rpmB gene encoding 50S ribosomal protein L28: MSRRCELTGVGPMVGHSVSHSNIKTKRRFLPSLRQTSLQSEALNQSFRLKISNAALRTLDFRGGLDAFLVKADDAELSLRARRLKKQIKAKLAETVAA; the protein is encoded by the coding sequence ATGTCGCGTCGCTGCGAACTTACGGGTGTAGGCCCTATGGTTGGCCACTCTGTGAGCCACTCTAACATCAAAACCAAGCGCCGCTTCCTGCCGTCGCTGCGTCAGACTTCGCTTCAATCCGAAGCCCTGAACCAATCCTTCCGCCTGAAGATTTCCAATGCTGCCCTGCGTACGCTGGACTTCCGTGGTGGCCTGGATGCGTTCCTCGTCAAGGCTGACGATGCCGAACTTTCTTTGCGCGCGCGTCGCCTGAAGAAGCAGATCAAGGCAAAGCTGGCGGAAACCGTCGCCGCTTAA
- a CDS encoding esterase-like activity of phytase family protein: MRLSFVCVSAFVCLAAYASLAKPVKGLLNPKPQPYDTPERFVDIERLPIAGAEGNAVTYAMGYKLRPIGTDLFIGLSDLKATQGPDGLTVEAVSDAGSFATFTIPANHERRGPLTFELLRGTDGQVLGNKVLADAEALAVDERTGDYYIAFEGEPRVLRYRAEGSKAHSEKCEAVFGKKCALEFKGAAERVPLQNLPSLPDNEGLEAMTLLRDKQGDASLLLGAESGGFWLCPLSTFNCATIRGPKTPGFGYALVSLSALPDRPDDILALYRFYTPWTGPRTKLTHLRLEGGRLVSKGELLTIAPPMPYANYEGVSAIQTDGGYRLYLISDPIEEDEEYTLLLGFDWAFKE, translated from the coding sequence ATGCGGTTAAGCTTTGTGTGTGTGTCGGCCTTTGTGTGCCTGGCGGCCTATGCCTCTCTCGCCAAGCCGGTGAAGGGGCTGCTGAACCCAAAACCCCAGCCCTATGATACCCCGGAACGCTTTGTTGATATCGAGCGCCTGCCGATTGCAGGCGCTGAAGGTAATGCTGTAACCTACGCCATGGGCTATAAGCTGAGGCCGATCGGCACGGACCTGTTTATCGGCCTGTCTGACCTTAAGGCAACCCAAGGGCCAGACGGCCTGACCGTTGAAGCGGTGTCGGATGCCGGCAGTTTTGCGACCTTTACGATCCCTGCGAACCATGAGCGGCGCGGCCCGCTGACGTTTGAGTTGTTGCGCGGCACGGACGGGCAGGTGCTGGGCAATAAGGTGCTGGCGGATGCCGAAGCCCTGGCGGTCGATGAGCGCACCGGCGATTATTATATCGCCTTTGAGGGCGAGCCGCGGGTTCTGCGCTATAGGGCGGAGGGTTCCAAAGCGCATTCCGAAAAGTGTGAAGCGGTTTTCGGGAAAAAATGCGCGTTAGAATTTAAAGGGGCTGCTGAGCGCGTGCCATTGCAAAACCTGCCGTCCTTGCCGGACAATGAGGGGCTGGAGGCCATGACCCTGCTCAGAGATAAGCAAGGGGATGCGTCCTTACTGCTTGGGGCCGAATCGGGCGGTTTCTGGTTGTGTCCGTTGTCGACCTTTAACTGCGCCACGATTCGCGGGCCCAAGACACCGGGGTTTGGCTATGCCCTGGTGTCGCTTAGCGCGCTGCCCGATCGGCCGGATGATATTCTGGCGCTGTACCGGTTTTATACACCGTGGACCGGGCCGCGCACCAAACTCACCCATCTGCGCCTTGAAGGCGGGCGGCTGGTGTCGAAGGGAGAGCTTCTGACGATTGCTCCGCCCATGCCCTATGCCAATTATGAAGGGGTGTCGGCCATCCAAACGGATGGCGGCTACAGGCTCTACCTCATCAGTGATCCGATCGAAGAGGATGAGGAATATACCCTTTTGCTGGGTTTCGACTGGGCGTTTAAAGAGTAG
- the cobT gene encoding cobaltochelatase subunit CobT: MAQKPTVLSDPFRKALVHSTRALAEDSELEVVFGPDGPRRDGNRLILPNPPRDLAPRAAAQVRGVADRMALKIAHHDEPVHARARPLDERSGEVFDALEQARLEALGARAMGGVRLNLRAALEGDLEKSGLTRKEEKSDLNLADVMGLIAREAVTGDPVPASAQRVVNLFRDELEAKLGNRLGELTEVLGDQKAFTQKARDILKALDLVDDSQDAQDEKNDDGQEEEGPDSQDDSAENEPQADTEDDDQAKPDQDDQDAAGQEQAAEGQDDYTQMDGDPQSMSETSSDQEVDGEAGEAHEGQGPNTDAPIVKDYDVYTREYDEIIAAEDLCDAEELERLRGFLNQQLANLSNVVSRLANRLQRRLLAQQSRSWSFDLEEGALDASRLTRVIIDPSAPLSFKQEKDTEFRDTVVTLLLDNSGSMRGRPIMVAAVCADVLARTLERCGVKVEILGFTTKTWKGGQSREKWVREGKPAQPGRLNDLRHIIYKAADNPWRRSHKNLGLMMREGLLKENIDGEALQWAYGRLLARPEQRKILMVISDGAPVDDSTLSVNNGHYLENHLRKMIADIETSGRVELAAIGIGHDVTRYYKRALTLIDVEHLGGALVEKLAELFEEKTKSAGKTR, from the coding sequence ATGGCGCAAAAGCCTACCGTCCTGTCTGATCCGTTCCGCAAAGCGCTGGTGCATTCCACTCGCGCTCTGGCGGAGGATTCTGAGCTTGAGGTCGTGTTCGGCCCTGATGGCCCGCGCCGGGATGGCAACCGCCTGATTTTGCCTAATCCGCCGCGCGATCTGGCCCCAAGGGCGGCAGCACAAGTGCGCGGTGTCGCCGACCGCATGGCGCTGAAAATCGCCCATCACGATGAACCGGTTCATGCCCGCGCCCGTCCACTGGATGAGCGATCCGGGGAAGTGTTTGATGCGCTGGAGCAGGCGCGACTCGAAGCCTTGGGGGCGCGCGCTATGGGCGGGGTGCGCCTGAACCTGCGGGCGGCCTTAGAGGGCGATCTTGAGAAAAGTGGCCTGACGCGCAAGGAAGAGAAATCTGACCTTAATCTGGCCGATGTCATGGGCCTGATCGCGCGTGAGGCTGTGACGGGCGATCCGGTGCCGGCGTCAGCTCAGCGGGTCGTCAATCTGTTCCGCGACGAACTGGAGGCCAAGCTGGGGAACCGGCTGGGGGAACTGACTGAGGTTTTAGGCGACCAGAAAGCCTTTACCCAAAAGGCCCGCGATATCCTTAAGGCGCTCGATCTGGTTGATGACAGTCAGGATGCGCAGGACGAAAAGAACGACGACGGGCAGGAAGAAGAGGGGCCGGACAGTCAGGACGATTCCGCCGAAAACGAACCGCAAGCCGATACCGAGGACGACGATCAGGCCAAGCCCGATCAGGACGATCAGGATGCCGCCGGTCAGGAACAGGCCGCCGAGGGGCAGGACGATTACACCCAGATGGACGGCGATCCGCAATCCATGTCGGAGACCTCATCCGATCAGGAGGTTGATGGCGAGGCGGGCGAAGCTCACGAAGGGCAGGGGCCGAACACCGACGCCCCCATCGTCAAAGACTATGATGTCTATACCCGCGAATATGACGAGATTATTGCTGCAGAAGACCTGTGCGACGCCGAAGAGTTAGAGCGCCTGCGCGGGTTTTTGAACCAGCAACTGGCCAATCTGTCCAATGTGGTGTCGCGTCTGGCCAATCGCTTGCAGCGGCGATTGCTGGCCCAGCAGAGCCGGTCATGGAGTTTTGATCTCGAAGAAGGGGCGCTGGATGCCTCGCGCCTGACGCGGGTGATTATCGACCCATCGGCACCCTTGTCGTTCAAGCAGGAAAAAGACACTGAATTTCGCGATACGGTGGTGACGCTGCTGCTGGATAATTCCGGTTCGATGCGTGGCCGCCCGATCATGGTGGCGGCTGTCTGCGCCGATGTTCTGGCGCGCACCCTGGAGCGCTGCGGCGTCAAGGTCGAGATTTTGGGCTTTACCACCAAGACCTGGAAGGGCGGGCAGAGCCGCGAAAAGTGGGTCCGTGAGGGCAAGCCCGCCCAGCCGGGGCGGCTGAATGACCTGCGTCATATCATCTATAAGGCCGCGGATAATCCGTGGCGGCGATCCCATAAGAATCTCGGCCTGATGATGCGTGAGGGGTTATTAAAGGAAAACATCGACGGTGAGGCCCTGCAGTGGGCGTACGGGCGCCTGCTGGCCCGGCCGGAGCAGCGTAAGATTTTGATGGTTATATCCGACGGCGCGCCGGTCGATGACAGCACCTTAAGCGTCAATAACGGCCATTACCTTGAGAATCACTTACGCAAAATGATTGCCGATATTGAAACCTCCGGACGGGTTGAGTTGGCCGCCATCGGCATCGGCCATGATGTCACACGCTATTACAAACGCGCCCTGACCCTGATTGACGTTGAGCATCTGGGTGGCGCCCTGGTTGAAAAACTGGCAGAGTTGTTTGAGGAAAAAACAAAATCCGCAGGGAAGACGCGCTGA
- the cobS gene encoding cobaltochelatase subunit CobS, which yields MSELNDPLLSLTPDITVSARELFGVDSDMKVPAFSHRDEHVPEIDPTYQFDPQTTLAICAGFAYDRRVMVQGFHGTGKSTHIEQVAARLNWPMVRINLDSHVSRIDLIGKDAIVLKDGQQVTEFKEGVLPWSLQRPVALLFDEYDAGRPDVMFVIQRVLEAQGRLTLLDQNKVIRPNPYFRLFSTTNTIGLGDTSGLYHGTQQINQGQMDRWSIVTTLNYLSHEAEVAIVLAKLPEFDTAERRPLIEAMVRVADMTRSAFANGDISTVMSPRTVITWAQNTIIFGNDPEVAFRLTFLNKTDELERPTLAEFYQRAFGTDVKESALKVKVI from the coding sequence ATGTCTGAACTCAACGATCCGCTCTTGTCCCTGACGCCGGATATCACCGTCAGCGCGCGTGAGCTGTTCGGCGTCGATTCGGACATGAAGGTGCCGGCGTTTTCCCACCGCGATGAGCATGTGCCGGAGATCGACCCGACCTATCAGTTCGACCCGCAGACGACGCTGGCCATCTGTGCGGGCTTTGCCTATGATCGCCGGGTGATGGTGCAGGGCTTTCACGGTACGGGTAAATCGACCCACATCGAACAGGTGGCCGCCCGTCTTAACTGGCCGATGGTGCGGATCAACCTCGATAGCCATGTGTCGCGAATCGACCTGATCGGTAAGGACGCCATTGTCCTTAAAGACGGCCAGCAGGTGACGGAGTTCAAAGAAGGCGTTCTGCCGTGGTCGCTGCAACGGCCGGTGGCCTTGTTGTTCGATGAATATGACGCCGGTCGTCCCGATGTGATGTTCGTCATTCAGCGTGTGCTTGAGGCGCAAGGGCGTTTGACCCTGCTGGATCAAAACAAAGTCATCCGCCCGAACCCCTATTTCCGCCTGTTTTCGACCACCAATACCATTGGTCTGGGGGACACATCGGGCCTCTATCACGGCACTCAGCAGATCAATCAGGGCCAGATGGACCGCTGGTCGATCGTGACCACGCTCAATTACCTTAGCCACGAGGCCGAGGTCGCGATTGTTCTGGCCAAGCTGCCGGAGTTTGACACGGCTGAGCGCCGTCCGCTGATCGAAGCGATGGTGCGGGTGGCCGACATGACCCGCTCGGCCTTTGCCAATGGTGATATCTCAACGGTCATGTCGCCGCGGACGGTCATTACCTGGGCGCAGAACACGATCATCTTTGGCAATGACCCGGAAGTGGCCTTCCGTCTGACCTTCCTGAACAAGACCGATGAGCTTGAGCGCCCGACGTTGGCTGAGTTCTATCAGCGTGCGTTTGGCACGGATGTGAAGGAAAGCGCGCTGAAAGTTAAGGTCATTTAA
- a CDS encoding phospholipid carrier-dependent glycosyltransferase — protein MTALTDLRHKLSLLLDHPALSWLKGESARRDVCGLAIVLVACLTFLHNLNDPNKAFWDEVYYVTATERYQEGVASYASHPPLGLMLIAAGEAIAGKNDKIDTHPLALTKKTQKETPLPDGYNFYGARLMSALFGVMGAFVFYMIMLTFWNRALTAFAFSLIYALENAYIVHFRAAMLDSFQYVFVMAAVWVFLQLFLKRIKKPALWYASFGTLIGLAVMVKVNVVVFAALGGFLIVRDAWDNRTALKAYIPRAIKASALMATTFVAVIAAVCTLHVLVNPNNPHPESAAGNFDRQHMPQSYQDYLAGERPLSSQIVWDATRGYYSFMNNDFTHIVKTEPNASTPILWPLMAKAITYRWDSSKGITSYVQMIGNVAQWLTAFAALWVALVMIMRRLSGTSRYLKGREFSRDMNLLMALMAMYAVFMGVHMYLGTKRVMYIHHYIPALALSYFILALVVKIGFQRFKVAVKWQAAGIAAMLCVFLVSFAFYSPLTFHKPLTLKQCEARNVPLKVVNCHVPKKPVK, from the coding sequence ATGACCGCCCTCACCGACCTGCGCCACAAACTTAGCTTGCTGCTCGACCATCCGGCCCTGTCGTGGCTGAAAGGCGAAAGCGCGCGCCGGGATGTCTGTGGATTGGCAATCGTTTTGGTGGCGTGCCTGACCTTTCTGCATAACCTCAATGACCCCAACAAAGCCTTCTGGGATGAGGTCTATTATGTCACGGCGACCGAACGCTATCAGGAAGGCGTCGCATCATACGCTTCGCACCCGCCGCTGGGGCTGATGCTAATCGCCGCCGGTGAAGCGATTGCGGGTAAGAACGACAAGATCGATACCCATCCGCTGGCCCTGACCAAAAAAACCCAGAAAGAAACCCCTCTGCCGGACGGCTACAACTTCTACGGGGCGCGGCTGATGTCGGCCCTGTTTGGGGTTATGGGCGCGTTTGTGTTTTACATGATCATGCTGACCTTCTGGAACCGGGCGCTCACGGCGTTTGCGTTCAGCCTGATCTATGCGCTTGAAAACGCTTATATTGTCCATTTTCGCGCCGCCATGCTCGACAGCTTTCAGTATGTATTCGTCATGGCTGCCGTGTGGGTCTTTCTGCAATTATTCCTGAAACGCATCAAAAAACCAGCCCTGTGGTACGCAAGCTTTGGGACGCTGATCGGCCTTGCGGTCATGGTCAAGGTCAATGTGGTAGTCTTTGCGGCCCTTGGCGGGTTCCTGATCGTGCGCGATGCATGGGATAACCGAACGGCCCTCAAAGCCTATATACCGCGTGCAATCAAAGCCTCGGCTCTGATGGCAACGACCTTTGTGGCTGTGATCGCGGCGGTCTGTACCCTGCATGTTCTGGTCAATCCCAACAATCCCCACCCGGAAAGTGCCGCCGGTAATTTCGACCGCCAGCACATGCCGCAGTCTTATCAGGACTATCTGGCCGGTGAGCGCCCCTTGTCGTCGCAGATCGTCTGGGATGCCACGCGCGGCTATTACAGCTTTATGAACAATGACTTCACCCATATTGTGAAGACCGAACCCAATGCCTCCACGCCCATCCTGTGGCCGCTGATGGCCAAAGCCATCACCTATCGCTGGGATTCCAGCAAGGGCATCACCTCCTACGTTCAGATGATCGGCAATGTCGCCCAATGGCTGACGGCGTTCGCGGCCCTATGGGTGGCGCTGGTGATGATTATGCGCCGCCTGAGCGGCACCAGCCGTTATCTCAAAGGTCGCGAATTCTCCCGCGACATGAACCTACTGATGGCGCTAATGGCCATGTACGCGGTGTTTATGGGCGTACACATGTACCTCGGCACCAAGCGGGTCATGTATATCCACCACTATATCCCGGCGCTGGCGCTTAGTTACTTCATTCTGGCGCTGGTGGTCAAAATCGGCTTTCAGCGCTTTAAGGTCGCTGTCAAATGGCAGGCCGCAGGCATAGCCGCCATGTTATGCGTGTTCCTGGTCAGCTTTGCCTTCTACAGCCCCCTGACCTTCCACAAACCATTGACGCTAAAACAATGCGAGGCGCGCAACGTCCCCCTGAAGGTCGTCAACTGCCATGTCCCGAAAAAGCCTGTAAAATAG